The Anolis carolinensis isolate JA03-04 chromosome 2, rAnoCar3.1.pri, whole genome shotgun sequence genome has a window encoding:
- the LOC134296988 gene encoding zinc finger protein 260-like, with amino-acid sequence MKIEKTPFKYLEDGMNLNWKEVFSFCQETHTRNEPFTFLECEKSFSQKGDLVCHQATHTGERPFKCSYCGKSFSQKAVLVRHWATHTGEKPFICFDCGRCFSQKGTLFRHRATHTGERPFKCLQCEKSFSQKRNLIRHQATHTGERPFKCSDCGKSFSQKIILVRHQASHTGEKPFKCLECGKSFSHKRNLVRHQATHTGEKPFKCLKCEKSFSQKRNLIRHQATHTGEKPFKCLECGKSFCQKIVLVRHQASHTGEKPFKCLECGKTFCQKGVLVRHHAIHTGEKPYECSECGKSFLQKTELVCHEATHRRDKPFKCLECGKCFSQKRVLVRHQATHTGEKPFKCLECGKTFCQKAVLVRHNAIHTGKKPYECSECGKSFCQKTELVRHQATHTGEKPFKCADCGKSFSQKSHLVFHQLVHTGETPFKCSECEKSFCQKKDLVCHQKTHTGERPFKCLECGKSFSQKGDLLRHQKTHTGERPFKCSECEKSFSQKSNLVRHQGTHIGEKPFKCPECRRSFSQKTDLVRHQKTHTETPFRCLECGKGFKQKIVLARHQATHTGEKPFKCAKCGKSFCQKGVLVRHQATHTGERPFKCSVCGKSFFQKTELVYHEKTHTGEKPFKCSDCGKSFIQKAVLVRHWATHTGEKPFICFDCGKSFSQKGTLLRHWTTHTGERPFKCSECGKSFSQKGTLLRHQATHTGEKNI; translated from the coding sequence ATGAAAATAGAGAAGACAccatttaaatatttggaagatgGAATGAATTTGAACTGGAAAGAGGTGTTCTCCTTTTGTCAAGAAACTCACACAAGGAATGAACCATTTACATTTTtggagtgtgaaaagagcttcagtcagaaggGAGACCTTGtttgtcatcaggcaactcacacaggagagaggccatTTAAATGCTCAtactgtggaaagagcttcagtcaaaagGCAGTACTTGTCCGTCAttgggcaactcacacaggagagaaaccatttatATGCTTTGATTGTGGAAGGTGCTTCAGTCAGAAAGGAACCCTTTTTCGTCATcgggcaactcacacaggagagagaccttttaaatgcttgcagtgtgaaaagagcttcagtcaaaagaGAAACCTTATTCgtcatcaagcaactcacacaggagagaggccatTTAAATGTTCAgactgtggaaagagcttcagtcagaagaTAATCCTTGTTCGTCATCAGgcaagtcacacaggagagaagccattcaaatgtttggagtgtggaaagagcttcagtcacaagaGAAACCTTgttcgtcatcaggcaactcacacaggagaaaagccatttaAGTGCTtgaagtgtgaaaagagcttcagtcaaaagaGAAACCTTATTCGTcaccaggcaactcacacaggagagaagccatttaaatgtttGGAGTGTGGCAAAAGTTTCTGTCAGAAGATAGTCCTTGTTCGTCATCAGGCAAGtcatacaggagagaagccatttaaatgcttggaatgtggaaagaccTTCTGTCAGAAGGGAGTTCTTGTTCGTCATCATGCaattcacacaggagaaaaaccatATGAATGttcagagtgtggaaagagcttccttCAAAAGACAGAACTTGTTTGTCATGAGGCAACTCACAGAAGAGAtaaaccatttaaatgcttggaatgtggaaagTGCTTCAGTCAGAAGAGAGTCCTTgttcgtcatcaggcaactcacacaggagaaaagccatttaaatgcttggaatgtggaaagaccTTCTGTCAGAAGGCAGTTCTTGTTCGTCATAATGCAATTCACACAGGAAAAAAACCATATGAATGttcagagtgtggaaagagcttctgtcAAAAGACAGAACTTgttcgtcatcaggcaactcacacaggagaaaaaccattTAAATGTGCAgattgtggaaagagcttcagccagAAGTCACaccttgtttttcatcaattagttcacacaggagagacaccatttaaatgctcagagtgtgaaaagagcttctgtCAGAAGAAAGACCTTGTTTGCCATCAGAAAACTCACACGGGAGAGAGACCATTTAAATGcctagagtgtggaaagagcttcagtcaaaagGGAGATCTCCTTCGCCACCAAAAAACACACACAGGTGAGAGACCATTTAAATGCTcagagtgtgaaaagagcttcagtcagaaatCAAACCTTGTTCGTCATCAGGGAACTCACATAGGagagaaaccatttaaatgccCAGAGTGTAGAAGGAGCTTCAGTCAGAAGACAGACCTTGTTCGCcaccagaaaactcacacagaGACACCATTCAGATGCTTAGAGTGTGGAAAAGGCTTCAAACAGAAGATAGTCCTTGCTCGTCATCAGGCCactcacacaggagaaaaaccatttaaatgcgcaaagtgtggaaagagcttctgtcAGAAGGGAGTCCTTGTTCGTCATCAGGCAACAcacacaggagagagaccatTTAAATGCTCAGtctgtggaaagagcttctttcAAAAGACAGAGCTTGTTTACCATGAGAAAACTCACACAGgcgagaagccatttaaatgctcagactgtggaaagagcttcattcagaAAGCAGTCCTTGTTCGTCAttgggcaactcacacaggagagaaaccatttatATGCTTTgattgtggaaagagcttcagtcagaaggGAACCCTTCTTCGTCATTGGACCACTCACACGGGAGAAAGACCATTTAAATGctcagagtgtggaaagagcttcagtcagaaggGAACCCTTcttcgtcatcaggcaactcacacaggagaaaaaaacatttaa